The genomic segment GACGATGGCGGCGACCGACAGGAGGGCCAGGACGACGTCGAACGCCATGATCCGGTCGCGGAACCTCGGGGCCGCCGGGAACAGGAAGAACGTGAGGAAAAGGACCAGTCCGACATGGATGGCCCGCAGGACCTGGGCGGGTACGATCCCGTAGGCGGCGTACAGGTGGAAGAGCGACATGAGGACGCCCACCGCGACGAGAAACGTCCGGATCTTCCCCTGGAAGTGGCTGGCCGCCCCCTCTTCGGCCTCCACGAATTTTTCGGCTTCCTTCAGGGCCTCTTCGCTGACCCCGATGTCGAGCCCGGCGGTCTCCGGTCCGTTTTCCCCGGCGCGCCTGTCGGTCACCGCCTACTCCGTAGCCATGCGAGGATTCACGTCCGCCGCAATTTTCCCGCGGCCCACCGGATTCCGCGGATCGCCGGGGAGACCTCCGCCACGCGGAGCGTGATCCGGTCGCCGGGATCGCCCAGGGCTAGGAACGGGATCCGCCGGCCGCCCAAGGTCAGCGTCTGCGCCTCTTCCATGGCCACACGGAACACGATCGTCCGCATCGGGCGATTCATGGCGTGGAACGGCCGGGAGTCGCTGAATCCGAAATACTCCAGCACCGCCCCGCTTTCGCTGCGGACGCCGGTCAGGACCAGCTCCCCGCCCGGGCCCACCGAGAACTCCTCGACCACCGGCCGGCGGTAGATGGAGTGGTGGTACGTGATGGAGAACGCATCCCCCGTCTTCACGGGGTACATCGCCACGATCCCCCGACCGTCGTTCCCGAATTCGAGCACGGTCGTCGGCCGCAGGAGGAGAGCCCCTCCCGCGGCGGCCAGCAGCAGGAGGGACAGGCCTCGCGTCCGGCGCACGCAGGGTCAGTGCTTCTTCACGCCCATCTCGGCGAAATATTTCAGGGCGCCGGGATGGAACGGGATGGGCGATCCCCCCTGGAGCTGGCTCTCGAGCGAGATGTGCTGGGCTTCCTTGTGCACGGCCACGAGCTCCGGCTTCTTCTCGAAGATCGTCTTCGTGATCCTGTAGGCCAGCTTGTCGTCCAACTTCTCGTTCACCGCCAGGATGTTCCAGACCGAGAGGATGCTCACTTCCTTGTCCTGGCCGGGATACGTTTTCGCGGGGATCCTGTCCTTGATGTACATGGGCCCGTATTTCTTCACCATGGCGGGGATCGCGTCGGAATGGTCCAGGAGCTTGATCTTCTGGCCCGGGGTGGCGCCCAGGTCGACCACCGCCGCCGTGGGAAGGCCGCCCGACCAGATGAAGGCGTCGATCTTGTTGTCCTTGATCGCGCCCACCGATTCCGCCACGCTCAGCTTCTCCCGCTTGACGTCCTTCTCGGGGTTGAGGCCGTACGCCTCGAGGAGGCGAAGCGCGATGAGTTCCGTCCCGCTTCCGGGCGCGCCGGTCGAGATCCTCTTCCCCTTCAGGTCGCTCATCTTCTCGATGCCTCTGCCCTGGACGGTCACGACCTGGGTCTTGTTGGCGTAGAGGACGACGATGGCCCGCAGGGGAACCTTCCCCGGGAATTTCCCGGTGCCGTTGAACCCCTCCCAGGCGCTGTCCGACATGGTGAAGGCGATGTCCGCCTTGCCGGCGCCGATGAGCTTCAGGTTGTCGATCGAGGCGCTCGTCACCTCCGCGGTGGCCGCGATGCCCGGCAGATGCTTGGACAGCACGTTCGCGACGGCCCCCCCCAGCGGGTAGTACACGCCGCCCGTTCCGCCGGTGACGACGGAAAGGCGCGTCTTTTCCTCCGCCATCGCCGGGAGGGCGAAAAGCGCCAGGGCGAGCGACAGAACGGCCGGAACGGACCGCTTCATAGGAATCCTCCTTAGTCCCGTTAAAAGTCGGTAGATAATAAAACACGAGTATAAACCGAAATGGCGCCCGAAACGATCCGGAATAACGAGATGCCTATTCGGCGACGATCCGTTCCTTCAGAACGGCGGCGGTATGCTCGCCCAGGAGGGGCGGAGGAAGCCGGTACTCGACCGGCGTCCCCGAGAACTTCATGGGCGATCCGATCAGCCGCACCTTCCCGGCGGCGGGGTGGTCCATCTCGACGATCATTTCCCTTGCGGCGGCGTGGGGATCGGCCAGGACGGCGTCCACGGAGTGGATCGGGCCGGCCGGGATCCCTTCCCTCCACAGGTTTTCGATCCAGAAGGAGCTGTCGCGGCCCGGGAAGATCTTCTCCAGCAACGGGATCAACTCTCCCCGGTTTTTCACCCGGTCGGGATTGGTCGCGAACCGCGGGTCCGAGGCCAGCTCCCGGGCGCCCGCGATCTCGCAGAATTTCCGCCACTGGCCGTCGTTCCCGATTCCGACCGCGATGCGCCGGTCCTTCGCACGGAACACCTGGTAGGGGACGATGTTCGCATGGGCGTTTCCGTAGCGGCCGCCGACCTCCCCCGAAACGAGGTAGTTGCTCCCGACGTTGGCGAGCCAGGAGATCGCCGAGTCCATGAGCGAAAGGTCGATGCGCTGCCCCCGCCCGCTCCTGTCGCGTTCCCGGAGCGCCGCCAGGATCGCCACGGCGGCGTACAGTCCGGTCGTAAGGTCCACGGTCGCCACGCCGAGCTTCATCGGCTCCCCGCCGCTCTCCCCCGTGATGCTCATCAGCCCGCTCATCGCCTGGATGATGAAATCGTACCCGGGGACTTCGCGGTAGGGCCCGGTCTGTCCGTACCCCGTGATGCTGCAGTAGACGAGGCGCGGATTCCTTCCCTTCAGCTCCTCGTACCCCAGCCCCATCTTCGCGGCAACGCCGACGCGGAAGTTCTCGACCACGACGTCGCTCGCGGCCGCGAGATCCCGCGCGATCCCCGCGTCTTCCTCCGTCTTCAGGACCAGCGCGACGCTTCGCTTGTTCCGGTTGACGCAGAGGTAGTACGCCGATTCGCCGGCCGCGAACGGGGGGCCCCATTCCCGCGTGTCGTCCCCCGTCCCCGGCCTCTCCACCTTGATCACGTCGGCCCCCAGGTCGCCGAGGATCATCGTGCAGAAAGGCCCCGCGAGGACCCTCGAAAGATCGACCACGCGGATCCCGCTCAACGGACCGGCCATGCGCGCCTCCTCCACCCGTCTCCCGTCGTTCCCCGTCGATTCAAAGCGCAAGCGGCCGGGCGAGATCCTCGCCCGGAAGGGTCCGGTCCAGGACCGCCCGGAGCTGTTTCGCCGCGTCGGGGGAGAGAGCGGCGCCGGGGTGCCGCACCCGCCCGCCCGCAATCAGCCCCCGCATCCGGAGGATCTCCTTCCGGACGGCCACCCCCGGCTGCTGCTCGAACACGATCAGCGGAAGAAATCGCCGGTAGAGCGCCCACGCGTCGTCCATCCGGTTCTCCCGGACCGACTTCACGATGGCGATCAGGACTTCGGGGAAGGCGAACCCGGTCATGAAGCCGGAGCTTCCGCATTCGAGGTCGAACATTCCGTAGAGCGCCCCCAGTCCCGTCAGGATGGGCACCTTGCGGCTCGTCATACCGCGGACCAGCGCGGCGATTCTCGTCGGCGTGGGAGGCGCCTCCTCCTTGATGCACGCGACCCCCGGGATCTCCCGGACGATCCGGAGCAGCAGCTCGACCGACATGTGGACTTCGGTGGAGGCGGGGTGGTCCTGGACGACGACCGGGATGGAAATCCCCCCGACCGACCGCCGGAAATATTCGAAGACGCGATCCTCGTTCGGAACCGGCTCCCTCGACGGCGTCACCATCACGGCTGCCGCCCCGAGCGACTCCGCCATCCGACTGAGCGTTCCCGTCGCGGCGGACCCCTTGTGGCTGGTCCCGACGATCACCGGGATGCGCCCCCCGGCGGCGGCCACCGCGGTCCGGATCAGCCGTTCCCGTTCGGCATCGACCATCCGTCCGGATTCGCCGAGGACGCCGAGGATCGTCACGCCATCGACCCCGATGTCCGCCATGAAACGGACCAGGCGGCCGAACGATTCCAGGTCGACGTTCTCTTCGTCGTCGAACGGTGTCGCGAGAATCGGATAAACCCCCTCGAAATTCCCCTGTGGCGGCATGGGCGGACTCCTCCGGGCGACGGACCCTTTTCCTGGGCGATCCCGGTCATTATACCCATGCCGAAGATTCAATCCTGCATGGGGGAAAACCTCCCGCGTGCGTTGGCCGT from the Deltaproteobacteria bacterium genome contains:
- a CDS encoding C4-dicarboxylate ABC transporter permease, with protein sequence MTDRRAGENGPETAGLDIGVSEEALKEAEKFVEAEEGAASHFQGKIRTFLVAVGVLMSLFHLYAAYGIVPAQVLRAIHVGLVLFLTFFLFPAAPRFRDRIMAFDVVLALLSVAAIV
- a CDS encoding DUF1850 domain-containing protein, coding for MRRTRGLSLLLLAAAGGALLLRPTTVLEFGNDGRGIVAMYPVKTGDAFSITYHHSIYRRPVVEEFSVGPGGELVLTGVRSESGAVLEYFGFSDSRPFHAMNRPMRTIVFRVAMEEAQTLTLGGRRIPFLALGDPGDRITLRVAEVSPAIRGIRWAAGKLRRT
- a CDS encoding TAXI family TRAP transporter solute-binding subunit, coding for MKRSVPAVLSLALALFALPAMAEEKTRLSVVTGGTGGVYYPLGGAVANVLSKHLPGIAATAEVTSASIDNLKLIGAGKADIAFTMSDSAWEGFNGTGKFPGKVPLRAIVVLYANKTQVVTVQGRGIEKMSDLKGKRISTGAPGSGTELIALRLLEAYGLNPEKDVKREKLSVAESVGAIKDNKIDAFIWSGGLPTAAVVDLGATPGQKIKLLDHSDAIPAMVKKYGPMYIKDRIPAKTYPGQDKEVSILSVWNILAVNEKLDDKLAYRITKTIFEKKPELVAVHKEAQHISLESQLQGGSPIPFHPGALKYFAEMGVKKH
- a CDS encoding CoA transferase — its product is MAGPLSGIRVVDLSRVLAGPFCTMILGDLGADVIKVERPGTGDDTREWGPPFAAGESAYYLCVNRNKRSVALVLKTEEDAGIARDLAAASDVVVENFRVGVAAKMGLGYEELKGRNPRLVYCSITGYGQTGPYREVPGYDFIIQAMSGLMSITGESGGEPMKLGVATVDLTTGLYAAVAILAALRERDRSGRGQRIDLSLMDSAISWLANVGSNYLVSGEVGGRYGNAHANIVPYQVFRAKDRRIAVGIGNDGQWRKFCEIAGARELASDPRFATNPDRVKNRGELIPLLEKIFPGRDSSFWIENLWREGIPAGPIHSVDAVLADPHAAAREMIVEMDHPAAGKVRLIGSPMKFSGTPVEYRLPPPLLGEHTAAVLKERIVAE
- a CDS encoding dihydrodipicolinate synthase family protein; translation: MPPQGNFEGVYPILATPFDDEENVDLESFGRLVRFMADIGVDGVTILGVLGESGRMVDAERERLIRTAVAAAGGRIPVIVGTSHKGSAATGTLSRMAESLGAAAVMVTPSREPVPNEDRVFEYFRRSVGGISIPVVVQDHPASTEVHMSVELLLRIVREIPGVACIKEEAPPTPTRIAALVRGMTSRKVPILTGLGALYGMFDLECGSSGFMTGFAFPEVLIAIVKSVRENRMDDAWALYRRFLPLIVFEQQPGVAVRKEILRMRGLIAGGRVRHPGAALSPDAAKQLRAVLDRTLPGEDLARPLAL